One genomic region from Sulfurimonas sp. hsl 1-7 encodes:
- the alaS gene encoding alanine--tRNA ligase, producing the protein MDIREEFLKFFESKQHDRVASAPLVPDDATLLFNNAGMVPFKTIFTGEIPTPENPRATSCQTCIRAGGKHNDLENVGHTARHHTFFEMLGNFSFGDYFKEEAISHAWEFITEVLELPIEKLWVTVHESDDEAEAIWMKYVAKDRIMRLGDKDNFWSMGDTGPCGPCSEIFYDQGAEHFSGPEDYMGGDGDRFLEIWNLVFMQYEVKVAGGERIPLAKPSIDTGMGLERVVAIKEGALSNYGSSLFMPLIRKVEELISKEYTYATGASYRVIADHIRTTLFLLAQGVNFSNEGRGYVLRRILRRAVRHGYLLGFREPFMYKIVDTLVSIMHGQYEYLAEKADAVKEQIELEEARFFKTIENGIALFEKELDNTKDVFSGEVAFKLYDTFGFPLDLTEDMLREKGLGLDAQKFEALMTEQKQLGKANWKGSGDAAAHGDFKELIEEFGENVFVGYDFTEHSGEVKALLNEAYKKVDTLKAGEKGWVYLDITPFYAESGGQTGDSGELEGFAKVLDTKKFFELNLSEIEVTKDLSVGTVVDSHVDISRNEIIKHHSATHLLHAVLYDVLGDHIAQAGSLNEANRLRFDFSHPKAVTAEELTEIEARVNALVSRGIERKTEVLPIEEAKHSGAKSQFGEKYGDEVRVVSFEKASVEFCGGVHVDNTANIGSFIITKESGVSAGVRRIEAVCGKAAYDYFCEQRTLLKQVETEVKNLDVLAGINRLKSTIEELKVEVKEAQESAKVEIKVNEINGVAVVVEELPSGDIKEKIDELKNQHDKVAAMLFQVKGDKVLIAAGIKDCDAKAGDWIKQIAPILGGGGGGRPDFAQAGGKDKTKLPEAKEASLQYIQEVLN; encoded by the coding sequence ATGGATATTAGAGAAGAGTTTCTTAAGTTTTTTGAATCAAAACAACACGATAGAGTAGCTTCTGCGCCTTTAGTGCCAGATGATGCTACACTGCTTTTTAACAATGCAGGAATGGTACCGTTTAAAACTATTTTTACAGGTGAAATACCAACACCTGAAAACCCTCGTGCAACTTCATGCCAAACTTGTATCCGTGCGGGTGGAAAACACAACGACCTTGAAAATGTTGGACACACTGCGCGTCACCACACTTTTTTCGAAATGCTTGGTAACTTTAGTTTTGGTGATTACTTCAAAGAGGAAGCTATTTCACATGCTTGGGAATTTATCACTGAAGTTCTAGAACTTCCGATCGAAAAGTTATGGGTGACTGTTCATGAGAGTGATGATGAAGCCGAAGCGATTTGGATGAAGTATGTAGCAAAAGATCGCATTATGCGTCTTGGTGACAAAGACAATTTCTGGTCAATGGGTGATACGGGTCCGTGTGGTCCATGTAGTGAGATCTTTTACGATCAAGGTGCTGAACACTTTAGCGGTCCAGAGGACTATATGGGTGGTGATGGTGACAGATTTTTAGAGATCTGGAACCTTGTTTTCATGCAGTATGAGGTAAAAGTTGCAGGTGGTGAGAGAATTCCATTAGCAAAACCTTCGATCGATACCGGTATGGGACTAGAGCGTGTAGTTGCTATCAAAGAGGGTGCACTTTCAAATTACGGTTCATCTCTGTTTATGCCGTTAATCCGCAAAGTAGAAGAGCTTATTTCAAAAGAATACACGTATGCAACGGGTGCGAGTTATCGTGTTATTGCTGATCATATCAGAACGACTCTGTTCTTACTTGCTCAGGGTGTAAACTTCTCAAACGAAGGACGTGGTTATGTACTTCGCCGTATCCTTCGTCGTGCAGTAAGACACGGGTATCTTTTAGGATTCCGTGAGCCGTTTATGTACAAAATCGTAGATACCCTTGTAAGCATTATGCATGGACAGTATGAGTATTTGGCAGAAAAAGCTGATGCAGTAAAAGAACAGATCGAACTTGAAGAAGCAAGATTTTTCAAAACTATTGAGAATGGAATTGCACTTTTTGAAAAAGAACTTGATAATACTAAAGATGTGTTCTCAGGTGAGGTTGCATTTAAACTTTACGATACTTTCGGTTTCCCGTTAGACTTAACTGAAGATATGCTTCGTGAAAAAGGTTTAGGATTAGATGCCCAAAAATTTGAAGCACTTATGACTGAGCAGAAACAACTTGGAAAAGCGAATTGGAAAGGAAGCGGTGATGCAGCAGCACACGGTGACTTTAAAGAACTTATAGAAGAGTTTGGCGAAAATGTATTTGTTGGATATGACTTTACAGAACATTCTGGAGAAGTAAAAGCACTTTTAAATGAAGCGTACAAAAAAGTTGACACGCTTAAAGCGGGTGAAAAAGGTTGGGTATATCTTGACATCACTCCATTTTATGCTGAAAGCGGTGGGCAGACGGGAGACTCTGGTGAGCTAGAAGGTTTTGCAAAAGTTTTAGACACTAAAAAATTCTTTGAATTAAATCTTTCAGAGATTGAAGTGACAAAAGATCTAAGTGTTGGAACTGTAGTTGATTCTCATGTAGATATTTCAAGAAATGAGATCATCAAACACCATTCGGCAACACACCTTTTACACGCAGTTCTTTATGATGTACTTGGTGACCATATTGCACAAGCTGGATCACTTAATGAAGCAAACCGTTTACGTTTTGACTTTTCACACCCTAAAGCTGTGACTGCTGAAGAACTCACTGAAATTGAAGCACGTGTAAATGCACTTGTTTCTCGTGGCATTGAGAGAAAAACTGAAGTTCTGCCGATCGAAGAAGCAAAACATTCAGGTGCAAAAAGCCAGTTTGGTGAGAAGTATGGTGATGAGGTTCGCGTTGTAAGCTTTGAGAAAGCAAGTGTTGAGTTCTGTGGTGGTGTTCACGTTGACAACACTGCAAACATCGGAAGTTTCATCATCACTAAAGAGAGTGGTGTAAGTGCGGGAGTTAGACGTATTGAAGCTGTATGTGGAAAAGCTGCATACGATTACTTCTGTGAACAAAGAACTCTACTCAAACAAGTAGAAACTGAAGTGAAAAACCTTGATGTTCTTGCAGGTATTAACAGACTTAAATCGACTATAGAAGAGTTGAAAGTTGAAGTTAAAGAGGCTCAAGAATCTGCAAAAGTTGAAATCAAAGTAAATGAGATTAACGGTGTAGCTGTAGTTGTTGAAGAGCTTCCAAGCGGTGACATTAAAGAAAAAATCGATGAGCTTAAAAATCAACACGATAAAGTTGCTGCAATGCTTTTCCAAGTAAAAGGGGATAAAGTTTTAATTGCTGCGGGTATCAAAGATTGTGATGCTAAAGCAGGTGACTGGATCAA
- a CDS encoding DUF523 domain-containing protein, with amino-acid sequence MRKKVIISACLLGEFCRYDGKTKKYDELLEYFKEYEIIPFCPEAPLFGTPRERINVMLIDGKKRIVTDETNKDVTQLLEDEILSFIEKNQDADAIVLKSKSPSCGYKTTPVLDQKKEILKYENGIAADLFQSHYKALKIKDELTFSDF; translated from the coding sequence ATGAGAAAAAAAGTGATCATCTCTGCGTGTTTGTTAGGGGAGTTTTGCCGTTATGACGGAAAAACAAAAAAATATGATGAGTTATTGGAATATTTTAAAGAGTACGAGATTATCCCTTTTTGTCCCGAAGCGCCACTTTTTGGAACTCCCAGAGAGCGTATTAATGTGATGCTTATAGATGGAAAAAAGAGGATCGTAACAGATGAGACAAATAAAGACGTGACACAACTTTTAGAAGATGAGATACTCTCATTTATTGAAAAAAATCAAGATGCAGATGCGATAGTTTTAAAATCAAAATCCCCCTCTTGCGGATATAAAACGACACCTGTTTTAGATCAAAAAAAAGAGATACTTAAGTATGAAAACGGGATAGCAGCAGACTTATTTCAAAGCCACTATAAAGCCCTAAAAATCAAAGATGAGCTAACTTTTAGCGATTTTTAG
- a CDS encoding flagellar assembly protein A, with translation MISFAPFTKKTVSIPKTLKNYTQQKNINIKDIDFTLEKYETLVRRKDIKDDLIVENPAEIDQEILLDKDARIYQRYDIKIFPSDLDINSYKITLAANKQKTKVIAIIKAGSIFNKDDTLSEKLLTQIRHKKLATGFLIDIFEEGLEKQLEKLVKILPYGKKLTKDVKFVVAKGIEPIDGNDGELQKVYLSYQQDEQRNYIDGIKKGELILRYKKPLNGSGGRSCEGKYIPEKLAQNFTIPEMDESVILKENDRFLEFYANDNGFVEYDDKTLKISKMLKLEGADYKSTGHLDAKELKDEISVEIRHNKEAYDDAIGEGLKVDVKDLHVNGSIGSNVNVAAKSVNIDAQTHKRATFTVEEKANIKLHRGDLTANHAEIEILETGKITAHKSIHVKKVVGGELIAPKIYIDELVSNAKIIASELIEIKSIRGSNNTLMINPDKVKAYHQEKEDLKNGIKNKKKKYQEEFDALHKEIAEHAQEIDRIKTFQKRILAAQSTGKAPTKQDLIRVREYKRKSQEFKEREDQFKEKEESIKQMEAELEKLLEQDLHAEIRTKSLYDGHIKVIFVNPDDGKELVFMPQGQVEVISLKLDERNNRVIKT, from the coding sequence ATGATTTCTTTTGCACCTTTTACTAAAAAGACAGTATCGATACCAAAAACTCTCAAGAACTATACTCAACAGAAAAATATTAACATAAAAGATATTGATTTTACTCTTGAAAAGTATGAAACACTTGTTCGACGTAAAGATATTAAAGATGATCTCATTGTAGAAAATCCTGCCGAGATAGATCAAGAGATTTTACTTGACAAAGATGCAAGGATCTATCAACGCTACGATATTAAAATATTCCCTTCTGACCTAGATATAAACTCTTATAAAATAACACTAGCTGCAAACAAACAAAAAACAAAAGTGATAGCAATTATAAAAGCGGGAAGTATCTTTAACAAAGATGACACACTTTCTGAAAAACTTTTAACACAGATCCGTCACAAAAAACTTGCCACAGGCTTTTTAATAGATATTTTTGAAGAAGGTCTAGAAAAACAGTTAGAAAAATTGGTAAAAATTCTCCCTTACGGTAAAAAACTGACAAAAGATGTAAAATTTGTTGTAGCAAAAGGGATTGAACCGATTGACGGTAATGACGGAGAGCTACAAAAAGTCTACTTATCATATCAACAAGATGAGCAAAGAAACTATATAGACGGAATAAAAAAAGGGGAGTTAATCCTCCGTTATAAAAAACCTCTAAACGGTAGCGGCGGACGCTCTTGTGAAGGGAAATATATCCCTGAAAAGCTAGCTCAGAACTTTACTATACCGGAGATGGATGAGAGTGTTATTCTCAAAGAAAACGATAGATTTCTGGAATTTTATGCAAACGATAACGGTTTTGTCGAATATGACGACAAGACACTGAAAATCTCTAAAATGCTAAAACTCGAAGGGGCTGATTATAAGTCGACGGGACACCTGGATGCAAAAGAGCTAAAAGATGAGATCAGTGTTGAGATAAGGCACAATAAAGAAGCGTATGATGATGCGATCGGAGAGGGATTAAAAGTTGATGTAAAAGATTTACATGTAAATGGAAGCATAGGCTCAAACGTAAATGTAGCTGCCAAAAGTGTAAACATTGATGCACAAACACATAAAAGAGCAACTTTTACAGTTGAAGAGAAAGCAAATATCAAACTTCACAGGGGTGATCTTACGGCTAATCATGCCGAAATCGAGATACTTGAAACAGGAAAAATAACAGCTCACAAATCGATTCATGTTAAAAAAGTTGTCGGTGGGGAACTGATTGCCCCTAAAATATATATTGATGAACTCGTTTCCAATGCAAAAATTATAGCTTCCGAACTTATAGAGATAAAAAGTATCAGAGGTTCTAACAACACTTTAATGATCAATCCTGATAAAGTTAAGGCTTACCATCAAGAGAAAGAAGATTTGAAAAATGGTATCAAGAACAAAAAGAAAAAGTATCAAGAGGAGTTTGATGCTTTACATAAAGAGATAGCAGAACACGCCCAAGAAATAGATAGAATAAAAACATTTCAAAAACGTATACTTGCAGCACAGTCAACTGGTAAAGCACCAACAAAACAAGATCTAATTCGTGTTCGAGAGTATAAAAGGAAATCTCAAGAGTTCAAAGAGAGAGAAGATCAATTCAAAGAGAAAGAAGAGTCCATAAAACAGATGGAAGCCGAACTTGAAAAGTTACTAGAGCAGGATCTTCACGCTGAGATTAGAACCAAGTCACTTTATGATGGCCATATAAAAGTAATATTTGTAAACCCTGACGATGGGAAGGAACTTGTATTTATGCCGCAAGGGCAAGTTGAAGTTATTTCGCTCAAACTTGATGAGCGAAATAACAGAGTAATCAAAACTTAG
- a CDS encoding aldehyde dehydrogenase family protein — protein MEAKIFFGSQAATKDTFNERKSPYNGEVVSKSPICDAGDANKALEIAQQAAKSAKLSTLSQRCNWLLDVVSKLKEAKEDIAQTITDEVGKPIAFARIEVERCIETLTLSAETMRTMAGETINTDAMASGKKTLALFRREPVGVVVAITPFNFPLNLVAHKLGPALVAGNAVVLKPTPEAPLTAYKFAKLFIESEYAIKDALSVVYGDAEVGSALITSDIPRVVSFTGSVPVGNIITKNAGIKKVGLELGGNAATFIEKTADLKLAAERCALGAFVNSGQVCISLQRIYVDDAVYDEFAALMAEETKKLKVGSPYEDETFMGPLIDDEACERAMNWVESAIEEGAQPMLPPHREGRLFYPCVMTEVHDDMAIVCEEVFAPIVSLVRVNGFDDALPRMNNSPYGLQFSVFTNDLRITNRAIDELDAGGIVINDMPTLRFDIQPYGGVKLSGVGREGPRFAIEEMTEIKSIVIC, from the coding sequence ATGGAAGCAAAGATATTTTTCGGCTCACAAGCCGCTACGAAAGATACATTTAATGAACGAAAATCACCATATAACGGTGAAGTGGTTTCTAAATCTCCGATATGTGATGCCGGAGATGCAAACAAAGCACTGGAGATTGCCCAGCAAGCAGCAAAGAGTGCAAAACTCTCAACACTTTCTCAAAGATGCAACTGGCTTTTAGATGTTGTGTCAAAACTCAAAGAAGCAAAAGAAGATATTGCACAAACGATTACCGATGAGGTTGGAAAACCTATAGCATTTGCCCGTATAGAGGTGGAGAGATGTATAGAAACATTGACACTCTCGGCTGAGACTATGCGCACAATGGCTGGTGAAACGATCAATACAGACGCTATGGCTAGCGGGAAAAAGACACTCGCACTTTTTCGTCGTGAGCCTGTAGGTGTAGTAGTAGCGATTACACCTTTTAACTTTCCACTTAACTTAGTAGCTCATAAACTGGGGCCTGCACTTGTTGCCGGAAATGCCGTAGTACTTAAGCCGACTCCCGAAGCTCCTCTTACTGCCTATAAATTTGCAAAACTTTTCATTGAGAGTGAGTATGCTATCAAAGATGCTTTAAGTGTAGTGTACGGTGATGCCGAGGTTGGAAGTGCACTTATTACTTCAGATATTCCTCGTGTTGTGAGCTTTACGGGAAGCGTGCCTGTAGGGAACATTATCACTAAAAATGCAGGAATTAAAAAAGTGGGTCTTGAGCTCGGTGGAAATGCCGCGACGTTTATTGAAAAAACAGCGGATTTAAAACTAGCGGCTGAGCGTTGTGCACTCGGTGCATTTGTAAACTCGGGACAGGTATGTATCTCTTTACAGAGAATTTATGTAGATGATGCGGTATATGATGAGTTTGCAGCACTTATGGCCGAAGAGACGAAAAAACTTAAAGTGGGAAGTCCGTATGAGGATGAAACATTTATGGGACCGCTTATAGATGATGAAGCGTGTGAACGAGCAATGAACTGGGTTGAATCGGCAATAGAAGAGGGTGCCCAACCGATGTTACCGCCTCACAGAGAAGGACGACTTTTTTATCCTTGTGTAATGACAGAGGTTCATGACGATATGGCGATAGTATGTGAAGAGGTGTTTGCTCCTATCGTATCACTTGTGCGTGTAAACGGTTTTGATGATGCACTTCCGCGTATGAACAACTCGCCGTACGGTTTACAGTTCTCAGTTTTTACAAACGATCTAAGGATTACAAACCGAGCTATCGATGAACTTGATGCAGGGGGAATAGTGATCAACGATATGCCGACATTGCGTTTTGACATTCAGCCATACGGCGGTGTAAAACTAAGCGGTGTGGGACGTGAAGGTCCAAGATTTGCGATCGAAGAGATGACTGAAATTAAGTCAATTGTGATCTGCTAA
- a CDS encoding cytochrome C, translating to MKKLMLALALTSVATFAADTTITATMQLMDRGMQQVQRGFMFNSKSEILKGIETLKNSDAIFKTVDVTTFIPNNNKVRVTQNITNNLSEDLEVLKKAIENDEFTTATEKYGKVLNDCVACHTVIRGW from the coding sequence ATGAAAAAACTTATGTTGGCATTGGCTTTGACTTCTGTAGCAACTTTTGCAGCTGACACGACTATTACTGCAACAATGCAATTGATGGATAGAGGTATGCAACAAGTACAAAGAGGGTTTATGTTTAACTCTAAAAGTGAGATTTTAAAAGGTATAGAAACTCTAAAAAACTCTGATGCAATATTTAAGACAGTTGATGTAACAACATTTATTCCTAATAACAACAAGGTTCGTGTTACACAAAACATTACAAATAATCTTAGTGAAGATTTAGAGGTACTGAAAAAAGCTATCGAAAATGATGAGTTTACTACGGCAACTGAGAAATACGGTAAAGTTCTTAATGATTGTGTAGCTTGTCATACAGTAATTAGAGGCTGGTAA
- a CDS encoding YraN family protein yields the protein MSREKGRVAEDKATVFLEENGYEIIERNFYSRFGEIDIIVRKERVLHFVEVKSGDDYESAIANITPTKLSRIIKTANVYMKKHNTECDFTFDALVVTLDEVVLVENITL from the coding sequence ATGAGTAGAGAAAAAGGTAGGGTTGCAGAGGATAAAGCGACTGTTTTTCTAGAGGAAAACGGGTATGAAATTATCGAGAGAAACTTCTATAGCCGTTTTGGTGAAATTGATATTATTGTGAGAAAAGAGAGGGTGCTCCATTTTGTTGAAGTAAAAAGCGGAGATGATTATGAGAGTGCCATTGCCAACATCACTCCGACAAAGCTTTCCCGTATTATTAAAACGGCAAATGTATATATGAAAAAGCACAATACCGAGTGTGATTTTACTTTTGATGCACTTGTTGTAACGTTAGATGAAGTAGTATTAGTTGAAAATATAACTTTATAA
- a CDS encoding molybdopterin oxidoreductase family protein, giving the protein MENIETIDSVCTYCGVGCDIAANVDTKENKIVKIFAHPDGVVSQGKLCIKGKYGFDFVDAEDRLRIPRIRKSFLEKNPAIKEVVASALKEYDDTWYETDLDAATTACAMKLKELQETYGRKSVASIGGARTSCESSYLFQKFTRHTLNSPHVDNCARVCHSPSLKGMRATIGEGAATNPYNDIYNVEFMVVIGSNTTEAHPIIANRILDVARENDNLAVFDVREIKLHRFAKYKAIIPHEANLMVLNMLAYTIIDEELYDESFIADRTKGFLEFKEKILNDPYAKPEFFEQIEGYEHMGKMIRKVAREYALKKSMIFWGLGITEHLDGSYAVMAITHLALMTGNVGKSGAGLMPLRGQNNVQGTCDMGMLPYYDPDYQEPKEVGLMTPQLVDEMLEGRLKAVLNIGEDLTHIHPNLNKIDKAFNELELLFVQELFMTDVAERADIVVGVKSAYEKTGVYVNAMRRLHLSQPLVKSDLPDDWEVLQILDNKMGGSANYATSQDVWDEVREVAYRRFSGADYHRLEKHRKRGLQWPVHTEDTPILHQLDFRTPDGYGYFKYKQYEPRNMVEEILGNKLSGFYLTTGRTLAHYNNAAQTKRSEKLNDRYDEDVLLVSEADAEHFTTEKVILKSEFGESTPLTVKITDKIKPNTLFVTFHHAKSKINNLFGDARDELILTAAFKSIKVDVIKC; this is encoded by the coding sequence ATGGAAAATATCGAAACTATAGATAGCGTATGTACATACTGTGGTGTAGGGTGTGATATCGCAGCAAATGTGGATACAAAAGAGAATAAGATTGTAAAGATCTTTGCTCATCCTGACGGTGTGGTTTCTCAGGGGAAACTCTGTATAAAAGGGAAGTACGGTTTTGATTTTGTTGATGCCGAAGACAGACTGAGAATACCGCGTATTCGTAAAAGCTTTTTAGAGAAAAATCCGGCGATTAAAGAGGTTGTGGCATCGGCGCTAAAAGAGTACGATGATACTTGGTATGAAACAGATTTAGATGCTGCTACTACTGCCTGTGCTATGAAGTTAAAAGAGCTTCAAGAGACGTACGGCAGAAAATCTGTCGCATCTATCGGAGGTGCTAGAACTTCGTGTGAATCTTCATACCTTTTCCAAAAGTTTACACGTCATACGCTTAACTCACCGCACGTAGATAACTGTGCTAGGGTTTGTCACTCTCCGTCGCTTAAAGGGATGCGTGCAACTATCGGTGAGGGTGCGGCAACAAACCCTTATAACGACATCTATAATGTTGAATTTATGGTTGTAATAGGCTCAAACACAACAGAAGCCCATCCGATCATTGCAAATCGTATCTTAGACGTGGCACGTGAAAACGATAACTTAGCAGTATTTGACGTACGTGAAATTAAACTCCACCGTTTTGCAAAATACAAAGCTATCATCCCTCATGAAGCGAACTTAATGGTTTTAAATATGCTTGCATATACGATTATCGATGAAGAGCTTTACGATGAGAGTTTTATAGCTGATCGTACAAAAGGGTTCTTAGAGTTTAAAGAGAAAATTTTAAATGATCCATACGCAAAACCTGAGTTCTTTGAGCAGATCGAAGGGTATGAGCATATGGGTAAAATGATCCGTAAAGTGGCTCGTGAGTATGCTCTGAAAAAATCTATGATCTTCTGGGGTCTTGGGATCACTGAGCACCTTGACGGCTCATACGCGGTAATGGCGATCACACACTTGGCACTTATGACGGGTAATGTCGGAAAAAGCGGTGCAGGTCTTATGCCTCTACGCGGACAAAATAATGTTCAGGGGACTTGTGATATGGGTATGCTTCCATATTATGATCCGGATTATCAAGAGCCTAAAGAGGTGGGGTTAATGACTCCTCAGCTTGTTGATGAGATGTTAGAGGGTCGCCTGAAAGCTGTTTTGAACATCGGTGAGGATTTAACACATATCCATCCGAACCTAAACAAAATCGACAAAGCGTTTAACGAGTTGGAACTTCTTTTTGTTCAAGAACTGTTTATGACAGATGTAGCAGAGCGTGCGGACATCGTAGTGGGTGTTAAATCTGCGTATGAAAAAACGGGTGTATATGTAAATGCGATGAGACGTTTACACCTTTCTCAACCGCTTGTAAAATCTGATCTTCCTGATGACTGGGAAGTTTTACAGATCCTTGATAACAAAATGGGCGGTTCAGCAAACTATGCAACTTCTCAAGATGTTTGGGATGAGGTGCGTGAAGTTGCGTACAGACGTTTTAGCGGAGCTGATTATCACAGACTTGAAAAACACCGTAAACGTGGACTGCAATGGCCTGTTCACACGGAAGATACACCGATCTTGCACCAGTTGGATTTCAGAACACCGGACGGTTACGGATATTTCAAATACAAACAGTATGAACCGCGTAACATGGTAGAAGAGATACTGGGTAATAAACTCAGCGGTTTTTATCTGACAACGGGAAGAACTTTAGCGCACTATAACAATGCTGCACAGACAAAACGTTCTGAAAAGTTAAACGATAGATACGACGAGGATGTTTTACTTGTAAGCGAAGCGGATGCTGAGCATTTTACTACAGAGAAAGTGATTCTTAAAAGTGAGTTCGGTGAATCTACACCGCTCACTGTAAAAATTACAGACAAGATCAAACCAAATACGCTGTTTGTAACATTCCACCATGCAAAATCAAAGATAAATAATCTCTTTGGTGATGCAAGAGATGAGCTGATCTTAACAGCTGCATTTAAGTCGATCAAAGTCGATGTAATCAAGTGCTAA
- a CDS encoding cache domain-containing protein encodes MQKIFITLFTFIIFITVTIFFYYKNEVKEQKIYKIMDQMRLTLQTQLRNQKMEDLRVALMISKNHTLIDSLENDDEDFGYQIIFDIAQTIQKNTGSIIRAQVITKELNIFARSWDDVYAGMPIGDYRTDLKYFDTHDTPRTSIEVGRRLGIKATVPVYKEGEFIGYVEAISFFKKITNFFSSIGVDLYVFLDIKHADSAVLMMENLTIGNYILSNRNYNYSHIQTLKKIDFKELKLSGVVYKDGNYIFYENMKDGNGQTIGGFVFVLPEKYLEYFRNPEDDISFLINITRSNLYDVVRQENYQENSYKEYSANSLMQFKDVIDREDRAIFFDEAYDKFDKYSKDELIQMMLNRRTIKKIDGKIK; translated from the coding sequence ATGCAAAAAATATTTATAACACTTTTTACTTTTATTATTTTCATTACTGTTACCATCTTTTTTTACTATAAAAATGAAGTAAAAGAGCAAAAGATCTATAAAATTATGGATCAGATGCGTCTTACTCTGCAAACCCAATTAAGAAACCAGAAGATGGAAGATCTGCGTGTTGCGTTAATGATCTCTAAAAACCATACTCTTATTGACAGCCTTGAGAATGATGATGAGGATTTCGGATATCAGATTATTTTTGACATTGCTCAAACTATCCAAAAAAACACAGGTTCCATAATCAGAGCGCAGGTGATCACAAAAGAATTAAATATATTTGCACGCTCTTGGGATGATGTCTATGCAGGGATGCCCATTGGAGACTACCGAACCGATTTAAAATATTTCGATACCCATGATACACCGAGAACTTCCATAGAAGTTGGAAGACGTTTAGGGATCAAGGCAACTGTTCCCGTCTATAAAGAGGGTGAATTTATAGGATATGTCGAAGCTATCTCTTTTTTTAAAAAAATTACAAACTTTTTCAGCAGTATCGGTGTCGATCTATACGTTTTTCTAGATATTAAACATGCAGATTCGGCTGTGCTTATGATGGAAAATCTGACAATCGGAAACTATATCCTCTCAAACAGGAACTACAACTACTCCCATATCCAAACACTTAAAAAAATCGACTTTAAAGAGTTAAAACTAAGCGGTGTAGTATATAAAGACGGCAACTACATCTTTTATGAAAACATGAAAGACGGTAACGGACAAACCATAGGGGGATTTGTTTTTGTTTTACCGGAAAAATATCTGGAATATTTTAGAAATCCTGAAGATGACATCTCTTTTCTTATCAACATCACCCGAAGTAATTTATATGACGTAGTTCGTCAAGAGAATTATCAAGAGAACAGTTATAAAGAGTACTCTGCAAACTCTCTTATGCAATTCAAAGATGTAATCGACAGAGAAGACAGGGCTATATTTTTTGATGAAGCTTACGATAAATTTGATAAATACTCTAAAGATGAGTTGATACAGATGATGTTGAACAGAAGAACGATTAAAAAAATAGATGGGAAAATAAAATGA
- a CDS encoding response regulator transcription factor yields MNILLLEDEYSLRISIEEFLRDIGYEVDGFTDGSDAYYAVYDKSYDILLLDVNVPSINGFELLKKLKEENINIPAIFLTSMTDIDDLKEGYRRGCCDYIRKPFDLQELELRIEQALASYLQNQGSTIELGPELVYNLKTAKLTYKDEEIVLRKTEKDLLEVLIKNKNAIVSTQMFQDAVWGEYVEPATIRVQLNNLKKKLPLDIIQNRRGLGYIIER; encoded by the coding sequence ATGAACATTTTACTTTTAGAAGATGAATACTCACTCCGCATTAGTATAGAGGAGTTTTTACGAGATATAGGGTATGAAGTGGACGGCTTTACCGATGGAAGTGATGCCTATTATGCTGTCTACGATAAAAGCTACGACATTTTACTCTTGGATGTAAATGTACCTTCGATCAACGGCTTTGAACTCCTTAAAAAACTAAAAGAGGAAAATATCAATATCCCGGCCATCTTCCTAACATCGATGACAGATATTGACGACTTAAAAGAGGGATACAGACGAGGTTGTTGCGATTACATCAGAAAACCTTTTGATTTACAAGAGTTAGAGTTGCGCATAGAACAGGCCTTAGCTTCTTATTTACAAAATCAAGGCTCGACTATAGAACTGGGACCTGAGCTCGTCTACAATTTAAAAACAGCGAAGCTAACCTATAAAGATGAAGAGATAGTTTTACGTAAAACAGAGAAAGACCTTCTTGAGGTACTGATCAAAAATAAAAATGCCATTGTATCTACACAGATGTTTCAAGATGCAGTATGGGGTGAGTATGTTGAACCTGCAACCATTAGGGTACAACTCAATAATCTCAAAAAGAAACTTCCGCTAGATATCATACAAAATAGACGTGGATTAGGATATATCATTGAACGATAA